A window of Notolabrus celidotus isolate fNotCel1 chromosome 11, fNotCel1.pri, whole genome shotgun sequence contains these coding sequences:
- the LOC117821070 gene encoding potassium voltage-gated channel subfamily A member 10: MEVALVDFESLGDLDGSLEDELDTYADETTALTVDIPQGPNSPRSKYLLRVPQLSSTPSHHSPVSSHMWESTSSSPIPQTQTLTVPQSPTMPTPNRQGRSSCASMISNWKLLLNSEGTKESETIFSRLAKECCEDLFVDKKGLDDGDQKVIINIAGLRFETQLKTLDQFPDTLLGDPLKRMDYFDPMRNEYFFDRNRPSFDGILYYYQSGGKVRRPANVPLDVFADEILFYELGSEAMEQFREDEGFIKDVEIPLPDNDVYRQFWLLFEYPESSNAARGVALVSVFVIVISIIIFCMETLPEFRDDSDPIVPTAVLPFNYSTFYTSAAPSATKPTTFSDPFFIIESACIAWFFFELCVRFVVCPSKKDFFNNLMNIIDIISIIPYFVTVVTELVTTPQESSGQNMSLAILRIIRLVRVFRIFKLSRHSKGLQILGQTLKASMRELGLLIFFLFIGVILFSSAIYFAEVDEPNTQFVSIPDGFWWAVVTMTTVGYGDMCPITMGGKMVGTLCAIAGVLTIALPVPVIVSNFNYFYHRETEAEDKLPLADAVEQAMKTEMSSEQGSNTSLSKANGIRQIDRGQ, translated from the coding sequence ATGGAGGTGGCCCTGGTAGACTTTGAGAGCCTGGGTGATCTTGATGGCAGCCTTGAAGATGAGTTGGACACCTATGCTGATGAGACTACAGCTCTCACAGTGGACATCCCCCAGGGGCCCAACAGCCCTCGCAGCAAGTACCTTCTGCGAGTCCCTCAGCTGTCTTCTACACCCTCCCACCACAGTCCAGTGTCTTCCCACATGTGGGAATCCACCTCATCTTCACCCATTCCTCAGACACAGACACTGACAGTACCACAGTCTCCAACCATGCCAACTCCAAACAGACAGGGACGCAGCAGCTGCGCCAGTATGATCTCAAACTGGAAGTTACTGCTGAACAGCGAGGGCACTAAGGAAAGTGAGACCATTTTCAGCCGACTTGCCAAGGAGTGCTGCGAGGATCTGTTTGTTGATAAAAAGGGTCTGGATGACGGAGACCAGAAAGTCATCATCAACATTGCAGGTCTTCGTTTTGAGACCCAGCTTAAGACATTGGACCAGTTTCCTGATACACTGTTAGGAGATCCTCTGAAGAGGATGGACTATTTTGATCCAATGAGAAATGAGTATTTCTTTGATCGAAACAGACCCAGCTTTGACGGGATCTTGTATTACTATCAGTCAGGGGGTAAGGTGAGGCGTCCAGCTAACGTTCCCCTGGATGTGTTCGCAGATGAAATTTTGTTCTATGAGCTTGGAAGCGAGGCCATGGAGCAGTTCAGGGAAGATGAGGGATTCATAAAGGATGTTGAAATCCCTTTACCTGACAATGATGTGTACAGACAATTCTGGCTGTTGTTTGAGTACCCAGAGAGTTCGAACGCAGCCCGAGGTGTAGCACTGGTGTCCGTTTTTGTCATTGTAATATCCATCATTATTTTCTGCATGGAGACTCTGCCAGAATTTAGAGATGACAGTGACCCAATCGTGCCCACAGCTGTACTGCCTTTCAACTACTCTACATTTTACACTTCTGCGGCTCCGTCTGCTACGAAGCCCACAACTTTCTCTGATCCCTTCTTCATCATTGAGTCTGCATGCATTGCGTGGTTCTTCTTTGAGCTGTGTGTGAGATTTGTGGTCTGTCCTAGTAAAAAGGACTTTTTCAACAACCTCATGAACATCATAGACATTATATCCATCATCCCTTATTTTGTTACTGTGGTTACAGAACTGGTCACAACGCCTCAGGAGAGCTCAGGACAGAACATGTCTTTGGCTATTCTGCGAATCATTCGTCTGGTGAGAGTGTTTCGTATATTCAAACTCTCACGTCACTCCAAGGGGCTGCAGATCCTGGGACAGACTTTGAAGGCCAGTATGCGTGAGCTAGGGTTGCTcatcttctttctcttcattgGAGTCATCCTCTTCTCCAGTGCTATCTACTTTGCTGAGGTAGACGAGCCTAACACACAGTTTGTAAGCATACCTGACGGCTTCTGGTGGGCTGTGGTTACCATGACCACAGTTGGCTACGGTGATATGTGTCCCATTACGATGGGGGGTAAAATGGTGGGCACCTTGTGTGCCATCGCAGGCGTGCTGACAATTGCTTTGCCTGTTCCTGTCATTGTCTCCAACTTTAATTACTTCtaccacagagagacagaagcagAGGACAAGCTACCATTGGCAGATGCTGTTGAGCAAGCCATGAAGACAGAGATGAGTTCAGAACAGGGCAGCAACACCTCGCTCAGTAAAGCCAATGGCATCCGACAAATTGACAGAGGACAATAA
- the kcna2b gene encoding LOW QUALITY PROTEIN: potassium voltage-gated channel subfamily A member 2b (The sequence of the model RefSeq protein was modified relative to this genomic sequence to represent the inferred CDS: substituted 1 base at 1 genomic stop codon), whose protein sequence is MTVATSDTVDEAAVQPGQPHDQYEPEPDHECCERVVINISGLRFETQLKTLSQFPETLLGDPKKRMRYFDPLRNEYFFDRNRPSFDAILYYYQSGGRLRRPVNVTLDIFSEEIRFYELGEEAMEIFREDEGFIKEEERPLPENEFQRQVWLLFEYPESSGPARIIAIISVMVILISIVSFCLETLPVFHNDEEELYNYQSHSMSNTTSTYVGSNYFTDPFFIVETLCIIWFSFEFLVRFFACPSKAGFFGNIMNIIDIVAIIPYFITLGTELAEKPEDREAGQQAMSXAILRVIRLVRVFRIFKLSRHSKGLQILGQTLKASMRELGLLIFFLFIGVILFSSAVYFAEADEPQSQFSSIPEAFWWAVVSMTTVGYGDMVPTTIGGKIVGSLCAIAGVLTIALPVPVIVSNFNYFYHRETEGEEQAQYLNIPSVPKVSSAEDLKKSGRSGSGSTLSKSDYVEIQEAVNHSTEDFRPEAMKTGNCTLANTNYVNITKMRTDV, encoded by the coding sequence ATGACGGTTGCCACCAGCGACACAGTGGACGAAGCAGCAGTACAACCGGGTCAGCCTCATGACCAGTACGAGCCAGAGCCAGATCATGAGTGTTGCGAAAGGGTCGTCATCAACATCTCAGGCTTGCGCTTTGAGACGCAGCTTAAAACTCTCTCTCAGTTTCCAGAGACTCTGCTTGGGGATCCCAAGAAAAGGATGAGATATTTTGATCCTCTCCGGAATGAATACTTTTTTGACCGGAATCGACCCAGTTTTGATGCTATTCTGTATTATTACCAATCAGGAGGGAGGCTGCGGCGGCCTGTTAATGTGACACTGGACATTTTTTCAGAGGAGATCCGGTTTTATGAATTGGGTGAGGAGGCTATGGAAATCTTCAGGGAGGATGAAGGCTTTATAAAAGAAGAGGAGCGGCCCCTGCCAGAGAATGAGTTTCAGAGACAAGTGTGGCTGCTGTTTGAGTATCCAGAGAGCTCAGGTCCTGCTCGCATCATCGCCATCATCTCTGTCATGGTGATTCTCATCTCTATTGTCAGCTTCTGCTTAGAGACACTGCCAGTGTTTCAtaatgatgaagaggagctATATAATTATCAATCCCACTCTATGTCCAATACAACCTCCACCTATGTAGGCTCAAATTATTTTACAGATCCTTTCTTCATTGTTGAGACACTCTGCATCATCTGGTTCTCCTTTGAGTTCCTGGTGAGATTTTTCGCCTGCCCGAGCAAAGCTGGATTTTTTGGcaacatcatgaacatcattGATATTGTGGCGATCATCCCTTACTTCATCACCCTGGGCACAGAGCTCGCAGAGAAGCCTGAGGACAGAGAGGCAGGGCAGCAGGCTATGTCCTGAGCCATTCTTCGTGTCATTCGTCTGGTGAGGGTGTTTCGTATCTTCAAACTTTCACGCCACTCCAAGGGGTTGCAGATCTTGGGACAGACTCTTAAGGCCAGTATGCGTGAGCTAGGCCTCCTCATCTTCTTCCTGTTTATCGGCGTGATCCTCTTCTCAAGTGCCGTCTATTTCGCGGAAGCAGACGAGCCACAATCCCAGTTCAGCAGCATTCCTGAGGCCTTCTGGTGGGCTGTGGTTTCGATGACCACCGTGGGCTATGGAGATATGGTCCCAACAACCATTGGAGGAAAGATTGTAGGGTCTCTCTGCGCCATCGCTGGCGTGCTAACTATTGCCCTGCCTGTTCCTGTCATCGTCTCCAACTTTAACTACTTCTACCACAGAGAGACGGAGGGGGAAGAACAGGCACAGTATCTGAATATCCCAAGTGTGCCTAAAGTCAGCTCAGCTGAAGATTTGAAGAAGAGCGGTCGGAGCGGCAGTGGATCCACTCTCAGTAAGTCAGACTATGTGGAGATCCAGGAGGCAGTGAACCACAGCACTGAGGACTTCAGACCAGAGGCCATGAAAACAGGAAACTGCACCCTGGCCAACACTAACTATGTAAACATCACTAAGATGCGTACAGATGTATAA